The Streptosporangiales bacterium genomic interval TACCGCAGCGTGCTGGCGGGCACCCCGGTGCGCTCGGCGAGCTGGGAGATTCGGTACGCGCTCATGGCCAGACGGTAAACCTTCGAGTCGACTCGAAGGTCAAGGGTGACACTAGATGTCCGATAACAGTATTCGCCTGGTCAACCAGCGCCCCGAACGCGTCTCCCTCCAGGTCGTCGCCGCGATCTGCGAGATCAGCGACTCGCCTGGATCAACGAACTCGTCAATGGCGCCAGCGAGTCCCTTCCCTACCGAGTCGCGGGCATGCTGCTGCTTCTCTACGCCCAGCCCCTCGGCAAGGTCGTCACACTTCAAGCCGACGTTGTCGACGACAAGTCCGAGGGCATGACCAGCACCCTCGGACAGCGGCCAACCGACGTGCCCGAACCGTTCGCACAACTCCTACGTGACCACATCGCACGGCGACCGAACCTGCGCACCGGCGCCGGACCGGACAGCCCCTGGCTATTCCCCGGCACCCTCGCCGGACGGCACCTCCACGCCAACACCGCCATGGACAGACTCCGCGACCTCGGCGTCAACCTGCTCGGCGCCCGCAACCGAGCCAACGGCGAACTCGTACTCGAGTGCCCTCCATCCGTAGTTGCCGAAGCGCTCGGCTACAGCGCCCAGGTCGCGTTCCTGCACGCCGACAAGGCCGCCGAACCATGGGCTCGCTACGCCGGACGCTCCATCAAGTCGCCGTGATTATCAACGCGCTAATGCCCATGACGGGCACGTCGTTCTGCCCGACCGCCGAGAAACCCGTTGCGAGTGGCCGGCATCAGATGTGTGGTTGATCGCAACCAATCACGGGATGGAACAAGACGCGCATGTCGCTGCCCACCCCCACGCTGCACACCGCTCGCCTTCGACTGCGTCCCGTCGACGACGCGGATGCGAACGACCTCTTCGCGCTGCATAGCAGCGCCCACGTGTTGCGCTACTGGGACGCGCCGCCGTGGAGCGAACGCGTGCGCTCCGAGCGGTTCATCACGGCTTGCCGGCAGATGGCAGAGGGAGGCACCGGGGCACGGCTGGCCGTGGATCGTGTCTCCGACGGGGCGTTCATCGGCTGGTGCAGCCTGAACCGGTGGAATCCGGACTAC includes:
- a CDS encoding GNAT family N-acetyltransferase yields the protein MSLPTPTLHTARLRLRPVDDADANDLFALHSSAHVLRYWDAPPWSERVRSERFITACRQMAEGGTGARLAVDRVSDGAFIGWCSLNRWNPDY